Proteins from a genomic interval of Aquila chrysaetos chrysaetos chromosome 20, bAquChr1.4, whole genome shotgun sequence:
- the CRELD1 gene encoding LOW QUALITY PROTEIN: protein disulfide isomerase CRELD1 (The sequence of the model RefSeq protein was modified relative to this genomic sequence to represent the inferred CDS: deleted 1 base in 1 codon) has protein sequence MGPRRRLAAALLPLRPGGGGGPGWGGALLGAALLGGVLLAAVRAHPGPERDGEREGDGAEPCRACRGLADSFSRGLERTEHEGFGGGNTAWEEEKLAKYQHSETRLLEVLEGVCAPSDFACHQLLEQSEEHVEQWWFHERQQHPDFFQWLCMDRLALCCPPGTYGPDCRPCAGGPRQPCSGNGRCDGDGTRRGTGLCVCSPGYGGPFCAECGDGYYEASRNKSHLVCAECYRACGRCTGPEDSSCLRCKRGWMLHEHRCIDIDECGTEMAHCRANQFCVNTEGSYECRDCSTACIGCMGAGPARCKKCNKGYWRDGAKCLDVDECASAEEPVCTGAQEVCENTEGSYRCVCASGHVRRDGHCVEDKPPDAPEKGFFDDVTEDEVVVLQQMFFGVMICALATLAAKGDMVFTAIFIGAVAAMAGYWLSDRSDRVLDGFMKGR, from the exons ATGGGGCCGCGGCGGCGCCTGGCGGCCgcgctgctgccgctg cggcccggcgggggggggggcccgggctgggggggggccctgcTGGGGGCCGCCCTCCTCGGGGGGGTCCTGCTGGCGGCCGTCCGCGCCCACCCGGGCCCGGAGCGGGACGGGGAGCGGGAGGGGGACGGGGCCGAGCCCTGCCGAGCTTGCCGCGGCCTCGCTGACAGCTTCAGCAgg GGCCTGGAGCGGACAGAGCACGAAGGCTTTGGTGGGGGCAACACggcctgggaggaggagaagctggcCAAGTACCAACACAG TGAGACCCGTctgctggaggtgctggagggCGTCTGTGCCCCCTCGGACTTTGCCTGccaccagctgctggagcagagcgAGGAGCACGTGGAGCAGTGGTGGTTCCACGA gcggCAGCAGCACCCCGACTTCTTCCAATGGCTGTGCATGGACAGGCTGGCACTCTGCTGCCCGCCCGGCACCTACGGCCCCGACTGCCGGC CCTGTGCCGGCGGGCCCCGGCAGCCCTGCAGCGGCAACGGGCGATGCGACGGCGACGGCACGCGGCGCGGGACCGGCCTGTGTGTCTGCAGCCCGGGCTACGGCGGCCCTTTCTGCGCCGAGTGCGGTGATGGCTACTACGAGGCCTCGCGGAACAAGAGCCACCTGGTATGTGCCG AGTGCTACCGGGCGTGCGGGCGCTGCACGGGGCCGGAGGACTCCAGCTGCCTTCGCTGCAAGAGGGGCTGGATGCTGCACGAGCACCGCTGCATCG ACATCGACGAGTGCGGCACGGAGATGGCGCACTGCCGAGCCAACCAGTTCTGCGTCAACACGGAGGGCTCCTACGAGTGCCGAG ACTGCTCCACGGCCTGCATCGGCTGCATGGGCGCCGGGCCAGCTCGCTGCAAGAAATGCAACAAGGGCTACTGGCGGGATGGAGCCAAGTGCCTGG ACGTAGACGAGTGCGCCAGCGCCGAGGAGCCGGTGTGCACGGGAGCGCAGGAGGTGTGCGAGAACACGGAGGGCAGCTACCGCTGCGTCTGCGCCAGCGGCCACGTCCGGCGGGACGGGCACTGCGTGGAGGACAAACCCCCAG ATGCCCCggagaagggtttttttgatgaCGTGACGGAGGACGAGGTGGTGGTGCTGCAGCAGATGTTCTTTGGCGTGATGATTTGCGCCCTCGCCACGCTGGCCGCCAAGGGCGACATGGTCTTCACCGCCATCTTCATCGGCGCCGTGGCCGCCATGGCCGGCTACTGGCTCTCCGACCGCAGCGACCGCGTCCTCGACGGCTTCATGAAGGGCAGATAG
- the IL17RC gene encoding interleukin-17 receptor C: protein MRPRGELLVLVLVAAGAVGGRGAARDTLACSQGLACRLLDTDVLCGMEPPGPGHGLALAQLQLEPVLRCTGPTACSPCLEARLHLTAGTGDPRRPAPSGVPEAEDGGTGGRWPAADGTASSQPNVTGLLLLSGHTYASSRCVAVEVRAPLAPALPGQPLGWVTFRCFEAPLGSKLHVTAYTNSRDHWRLSQWQWVPDCSWPVAQAAVPQCQVPRLQVSPGPKEVVVEVQGAVAGHSYTLRLYHNQSHGASGPGRAVTASSPMNYSLPAEEVLPCLCLQVWPETQDPLRATLCPFSHDAEAWERLWARSRLVLHAGERALTCSLSAPCDLPAELVPCWQPAPAGPCQALPGLRQPAVGQGLQEFGGLRPHPNLCVQVWSDGQVRLTQCLRDRALPGRPDDLLLLEREGNASLCALERGTCTPLTNFTSTGAGRPGLLEQELRRDVAAGQCRQIWHAENSTGVTLWACPLHKYLRARWVLAWMGVLLGAACLLLLLLLKKEDMKGWLKSLRADYGSEGPLRGRRALLVHATEPVAERAACALMAALRPLGLAVTAAPGGGSGIAAWGPLPWLHAQHRQALRDGDTVILFLSPAAVAAAHQWDAGARAVPGDVAAECGPGPQHGPGPDDVPTVAPCEAFAAALSCTVPELVAGNGRYVVVRLEALVPAVPPALRAAPAFALPSETGGFLRALAGPGRWRGRWPEPYVAAVAEGLRRSVGE, encoded by the exons CTGTGCGGGATGGAGCCGCCGGGGCCCGGCCACGGGCTGGCCctggctcagctgcagctggagccgGTGCTGCGCTGCACCGGGCCCACGGCCTGCTCGCCCTGCCTGGAGGCACGGCTGCACCTGACCGCCGGCACCGGAGACCCCCGCCGCCCTGCGCCGTCGGGCGTCCCCGAGGCGGAGGATGGCGGTACGGGGGGACGGTGGCCAGCGGCGGATGGGACTGCCTCGTCCCAGCCCAACGTCAccgggctgctgctgctctccggGCACACGTACGCCTCCTCCCGCTGCGTGGCCGTGGAGGTCCGGGCACCCCTGGCCCCCGCGCTGCCCGGCCAACCCCTG GGCTGGGTGACGTTCCGGTGCTTCGAGGCGCCGCTGGGCTCCAAGCTCCACGTCACGGCGTACACTAACTCGCGTGACCACTGGAGGCTGAGCCAGTGGCAGTGGGTGCCAG ACTGCTCGTGGCCCGTGGCACAGGCTGCCGTCCCCCAGTGCCAAG TGCCCAGGCTGCAGGTCTCCCCGGGGCCGAAGGAGGTGGTCGTGGAGGTGCAGGGGGCCGTGGCGGGGCACAGCTACACCCTCCGGCTCTACCACAACCAGAGCCACGGCGCCAGCGGGCCGGGGCGCGCAGTGACCGCG AGCAGCCCCATGAACTACAGCCTGCCAGCCGAAGAGGTgctgccctgcctctgcctgcag GTCTGGCCAGAGACCCAGGACCCGCTGCGGGCCACCCTGTGCCCCTTTTCCCACG ACGCCGAGGCCTGGGAGCGGCTGTGGGCGCGCAGCCGGCTGGTCCTGCATGCTGGGGAGCGGGCGCTGACCTGCTCCCTCTCGGCCCCCTGCGACCTCCCGGCTGAGCTGGTGCCCTGCTGGCAGCCGGCACCCGCTGGGCCCTGCCAAGCCCTGCCCGGCCTGCGGCAGCCCGCCGTGGGGCAG GGACTCCAGGAGTTTGGGGGGCTGCGGCCACACCCTAACCTCTGCGTGCAG GTGTGGAGCGACGGGCAGGTCCGGCTGACCCAGTGCTTGCGGGACC GAGCGCTGCCTGGCCGCCCCGATgacctcctgctgctggaaCGGGAGGGGAACGCCTCGCTGTGCGCCCTGGAGCGGGGCACCTGCACGCCCCTCACCAACTTCACCAGCACG GGAGCGGGGCGCCCcgggctgctggagcaggagctgcgGCGGGACGTGGCGGCggggcagtgcaggcag ATCTGGCACGCTGAGAACAGCACTGGGGTCACGCTCTGGGCCTGTCCTCTGCACAAGT ACCTGCGCGCCCGCTGGGTGCTGGCGTGGAtgggggtgctgctgggggctgcctgcctcctgctcctgctcctgctgaagaAGGAGGACATGAAAG GCTGGCTGAAGTCCCTGAGGGCTGACTACGGCTCCGAGG GCCCGCTGCGAGGCCGGCGGGCGCTGCTGGTGCACGCGACGGAGCCGGTGGCAGAGCGGGCGGCGTGCGCCTTGATGGCAGCCCTGCGCCCGCTGGGGCTGGCAGTGACGGCAGCACCGGGCGGTGGCAGCGGGATAGCGGCATGGGGGCCGCTGCCTTGGCTGCACGCCCAGCACCGGCAAGCGCTGCGTGACGGTGACACCgtcatcctcttcctctccccggCGGCTGTGGCTGCCGCGCACCAGTGGGACGCCGGGGCCAGGGCCGTACCGGGGGACGTGGCCGCTGAATGCGGCCCCGGCCCGCAGCACGGCCCCGGCCCTGATGATGTCCCCACCGTAGCACCCTGCGAGGCATTCGCGGCAGCTCTGTCCTGCACCGTGCCGGAGCTGGTGGCGGGCAATGGTCGCTATGTCGTGGTCCGGCTAGAGGCCTTGGTGCCGGCGGTGCCACCGGCACTGCGGGCAGCCCCCGCCTTCGCGCTGCCCAGCGAGACGGGGGGCTTCCTGCGGGCGTTGGCGGGACCGGGTCGGTGGCGGGGCCGGTGGCCGGAGCCGTACGTGGCGGCAGTGGCCGAAGGGCTGCGGCGGTCGGTGGGGGAATAA